A region from the Salmo trutta chromosome 40, fSalTru1.1, whole genome shotgun sequence genome encodes:
- the LOC115180406 gene encoding GTPase IMAP family member 8 isoform X1, whose protein sequence is MAGSGGKLTILLFGKEGAPKCSIGNLILGERDGFDDDTELCERRENKSYAVINTPDMFGEGNHPDQQIIDCMALSYPGPHISLLVIQDGHDTPEKVKQQVVHLQDTFGEKITANMIVMLTRRVDIVALKHYINQNMKYPLEVLNNSNDLHKKLPMVHKFFKYTYEKYTEGVVLKRKATLAGKRKAQKMYIDYDSHPGKEFSGTRFRDQSQPQDERYIDYDSHPGKEFSGTRFRDQSQPQDERYIDYDSHPGKEFSGTRFRDQSKPQDERFSDPGRSQDGPTSGSGNSKTGKRNYESDPSNILNIVLLGQTGTGKSRSGNTILRKNIFPSRASSVPVTKECQVEKMKMGGTEVRVIDTPDFFDDCLIQPSKHVADCIKSCQTGLSVYLLVIQIGRFTDGEREILKQLEGAFTDLGRIRERTCVLFTNGEDLKNMSLDMFINQADTHLKEIVSCCGNTHVFKNTKTDYQQVTELMEKISKLLGDDQMSRDFEDWKTKHTDDKCTVS, encoded by the exons ATGGCAG GTTCTGGAGGAAAATTAACCATCCTTCTGTTTGGAAAGGAAGGAGCTCCAAAGTGTTCAATAGGAAATCTGATCCTAGGAGAAAGAGATGGTTTTGATGATGATACGGAACTATGTGAGCGGAGAGAGAATAAATCATATGCTGTAATCAACACCCCAGACATGTTTGGAGAAGGCAATCATCCAGACCAGCAAATTATCGACTGTATGGCACTTTCATACCCCGGCCCTCATATATCCCTGCTTGTGATTCAAGATGGGCATGATACCCCAGAGAAGGTTAAACAGCAAGTTGTTCACCTACAAGATACCTTTGGAGAAAAGATTACAGCAAACATGATAGTTATGTTAACACGCAGGGTTGACATCGTTGCACTGAAACATTATATCAATCAAAACATGAAATATCCCCTGGAAGTCTTGAACAATTCTAATGATCTGCACAAAAAGTTACCAATGGTCCATAAGTTCTTCAAGTACACCTACGAAAAATACACTGAAGGTGTTGTACTAAAAAGAAAGGCAACACTGGCGGGAAAGAGAAAGGCCCAAAAGAT GTATATTGACTATGACAGTCATCCTGGAAAAGAGTTCAGTGGAACAAGATTCAGAGACCAATCACAACCCCAAGATGAGAG GTATATTGACTATGACAGTCATCCTGGAAAAGAGTTCAGTGGAACAAGATTCAGAGACCAATCACAACCCCAAGATGAGAG GTATATTGACTATGACAGTCATCCTGGAAAAGAGTTCAGTGGAACAAGATTCAGAGACCAATCAAAACCCCAAGATGAGAG GTTCAGTGATCCTGGCAGATCTCAGGATGGGCCGACAAGCGGATCTGGAAACTCAAAGACTG GTAAAAGAAACTATGAAAGCGATCCCAGCAACATTTTGAACATTGTGCTACTGGGACAGACAGGAACTGGAAAGAGCAGAAGTGGAAACACAATCCTGAGGAAAAACATTTTCCCATCAAGAGCAAGCTCTGTACCAGTTACAAAAGAGTGTCAGGTAGAAAAGATGAAGATGGGAGGGACAGAGGTTAGGGTCATTGATACCCCAGATTTCTTTGATGATTGTCTTATACAGCCAAGCAAACACGTTGCGGATTGCATAAAGAGCTGTCAGACAGGGTTGAGTGTGTACTTACTGGTGATTCAGATTGGCCGATTCACAGATGGTGAACGAGAGATCTTGAAACAATTGGAAGGTGCCTTCACTGACTTGggaagaattagagagagaacaTGTGTCCTCTTTACTAATGGAGAGGACCTCAAAAATATGAGCCTTGACATGTTCATCAATCAGGCTGACACTCACCTGAAAGAAATAGTAAGCTGCTGTGGGAACACACATGTGTTCAAAAACACAAAGACAGACTACCAGCAGGTGACGGAGCTGATGGAGAAAATATCCAAGTTACTGGGCGATGATCAAATGTCTCGTGACTTTGAGgactggaaaacaaaacatacagaTGACAAGTGTACAGTGAGTTAA
- the zgc:113625 gene encoding GTPase IMAP family member 7, with protein sequence MGGGSSIPEGPDLRIVMIGKTGVGKSAVGNTILGKNIFKSHPSANSVTGTCEKHQLQESDRWIHVVDTPGILDTGKKAADIKNEIVKCIQVSSPGPHVFLLVIQVGRFTKEEQNSIEALEKIFGPEASNHMIVLFTRGDELQGQTIQTYVRTGHPKLREVIQRCGNRFHVFNNRDGNRSQVVELITKIDDMVAGNGGKHFTEKMYQEAERMINQQNMTRELAELQIFEFTFLAELLQRVIEFKKILDLEDV encoded by the exons ATGGGTGGCGGCAGCTCTATCCCAGAAG GTCCTGACCTGAGAATTGTGATGATTGGGAAAACTGGAGTGGGGAAAAGTGCTGTTGGAAACACCATTTTGGGCAAAAACATATTCAAATCTCATCCCAGCGCTAACTCTGTGACTGGGACTTGTGAAAAGCATCAACTTCAAGAGAGTGATAGGTGGATTCATGTGGTGGATACACCAGGGATTTTAGATACAGGAAAAAAAGCTGCAGATATCAAAAACGAGATAGTGAAGTGTATTCAGGTTTCAAGCCCTGGTCCTCACGTCTTCCTGCTGGTGATTCAGGTAGGCAGATTCACCAAAGAGGAGCAGAATTCGATTGAGGCCCTGGAGAAAATCTTTGGACCAGAGGCCTCCAATCACATGATTGTGCTGTTTACTCGTGGGGATGAACTTCAGGGTCAAACAATACAAACGTATGTACGCACCGGTCATCCAAAGCTTCGAGAAGTGATTCAACGATGTGGCAACAGATTCCATGTTTTCAACAACAGAGATGGGAATAGAAGTCAAGTTGTTGAGCTGATCACGAAGATTGATGACATGGTAGCAGGAAATGGAGGAAAGCACTTCACTGAGAAAATGTATCAGGaggcagagagaatgattaaCCAGCAAAATATGACAAGGGAATTGGCAGAGCTCCAAATATTCGAATTCACATTCCTTGCTGAATTGCTGCAGAGAGtaattgaatttaaaaaaatacttgatTTAGAAGATGTCTAA
- the LOC115180406 gene encoding GTPase IMAP family member 8 isoform X2, with product MAGSGGKLTILLFGKEGAPKCSIGNLILGERDGFDDDTELCERRENKSYAVINTPDMFGEGNHPDQQIIDCMALSYPGPHISLLVIQDGHDTPEKVKQQVVHLQDTFGEKITANMIVMLTRRVDIVALKHYINQNMKYPLEVLNNSNDLHKKLPMVHKFFKYTYEKYTEGVVLKRKATLAGKRKAQKMYIDYDSHPGKEFSGTRFRDQSQPQDERFSDPGRSQDGPTSGSGNSKTGKRNYESDPSNILNIVLLGQTGTGKSRSGNTILRKNIFPSRASSVPVTKECQVEKMKMGGTEVRVIDTPDFFDDCLIQPSKHVADCIKSCQTGLSVYLLVIQIGRFTDGEREILKQLEGAFTDLGRIRERTCVLFTNGEDLKNMSLDMFINQADTHLKEIVSCCGNTHVFKNTKTDYQQVTELMEKISKLLGDDQMSRDFEDWKTKHTDDKCTVS from the exons ATGGCAG GTTCTGGAGGAAAATTAACCATCCTTCTGTTTGGAAAGGAAGGAGCTCCAAAGTGTTCAATAGGAAATCTGATCCTAGGAGAAAGAGATGGTTTTGATGATGATACGGAACTATGTGAGCGGAGAGAGAATAAATCATATGCTGTAATCAACACCCCAGACATGTTTGGAGAAGGCAATCATCCAGACCAGCAAATTATCGACTGTATGGCACTTTCATACCCCGGCCCTCATATATCCCTGCTTGTGATTCAAGATGGGCATGATACCCCAGAGAAGGTTAAACAGCAAGTTGTTCACCTACAAGATACCTTTGGAGAAAAGATTACAGCAAACATGATAGTTATGTTAACACGCAGGGTTGACATCGTTGCACTGAAACATTATATCAATCAAAACATGAAATATCCCCTGGAAGTCTTGAACAATTCTAATGATCTGCACAAAAAGTTACCAATGGTCCATAAGTTCTTCAAGTACACCTACGAAAAATACACTGAAGGTGTTGTACTAAAAAGAAAGGCAACACTGGCGGGAAAGAGAAAGGCCCAAAAGAT GTATATTGACTATGACAGTCATCCTGGAAAAGAGTTCAGTGGAACAAGATTCAGAGACCAATCACAACCCCAAGATGAGAG GTTCAGTGATCCTGGCAGATCTCAGGATGGGCCGACAAGCGGATCTGGAAACTCAAAGACTG GTAAAAGAAACTATGAAAGCGATCCCAGCAACATTTTGAACATTGTGCTACTGGGACAGACAGGAACTGGAAAGAGCAGAAGTGGAAACACAATCCTGAGGAAAAACATTTTCCCATCAAGAGCAAGCTCTGTACCAGTTACAAAAGAGTGTCAGGTAGAAAAGATGAAGATGGGAGGGACAGAGGTTAGGGTCATTGATACCCCAGATTTCTTTGATGATTGTCTTATACAGCCAAGCAAACACGTTGCGGATTGCATAAAGAGCTGTCAGACAGGGTTGAGTGTGTACTTACTGGTGATTCAGATTGGCCGATTCACAGATGGTGAACGAGAGATCTTGAAACAATTGGAAGGTGCCTTCACTGACTTGggaagaattagagagagaacaTGTGTCCTCTTTACTAATGGAGAGGACCTCAAAAATATGAGCCTTGACATGTTCATCAATCAGGCTGACACTCACCTGAAAGAAATAGTAAGCTGCTGTGGGAACACACATGTGTTCAAAAACACAAAGACAGACTACCAGCAGGTGACGGAGCTGATGGAGAAAATATCCAAGTTACTGGGCGATGATCAAATGTCTCGTGACTTTGAGgactggaaaacaaaacatacagaTGACAAGTGTACAGTGAGTTAA